A portion of the Epinephelus moara isolate mb chromosome 4, YSFRI_EMoa_1.0, whole genome shotgun sequence genome contains these proteins:
- the tmsb2 gene encoding thymosin beta, translating to MSDKPDMTEIARFDKTKLKKTETKEKNPLPTKETIEQERKGDATP from the exons ATGTCTGACAAGCCTGACATGACTGAGATTGCCCGTTTCGACAAGACAAAGCTGaagaagacagagacaaaagaaaaaaaccctctgcCCACCAAAGAGA CCATCGAGCAAGAGAGGAAAGGCGATGCCACACCTTGA